The Cyclobacterium amurskyense genome contains the following window.
GCAACTAGAAAATGCCTTAGGACAACTGAAAGAAACCCTTGGTGATTATTGATTTCGGTGATAACAGATCTAAAAAAGTTTGAATAATGGAAAATAAATTGGATACAAAATATACATACACTGAAAAAAAGGACACCAGGTCCGGGTTTGGTGATGGTCTACTAGAAGCAGGTAGAAAAAACGAAAACGTGGTTGCACTTTGTGCTGACCTTATTGGTTCATTGAAAATGGGAGCCTTCCAAAAGGAATTCCCTGAGCGTTTTTTCCAAATGGGTATCTCAGAAGCCAACATGATAGGTGCTGCTGCAGGACTAACCATTGGAGGTAAAATACCTTTCACAGGTACATTTGCCAACTTTTCTACAGGACGTGTATATGATCAAATCAGACAGTCTGTAGCTTATTCTGAAAAGAATGTGAAGATTTGTGCCTCTCATGCAGGACTTACTTTAGGAGAAGATGGTGCTACTCACCAAATCCTTGAAGACGTAGGCATGATGAAAATGCTTCCAAATATGACGGTTATAAATCCTTGTGATTACAACCAAACAAAGGCAGCAACCATGGCTATCGCTGAGCATGAAGGCCCTGTTTACCTTAGATTCGGCAGACCAAAATGGCCTATTTTCACTCCTGAAAACCAGGAATTTGTAATAGGTAAAGCCTGGAAAATGATCGAAGGTACAGACGTAACTATTTTCGCTACAGGACACCTTGTATGGGAAGCAGTAGAAGCAGAAGCTATATTAAGAGCTGAAGGCATCTCTGTAGAACTTATAAACATTCACACCATCAAACCTCTCGATACTGAGGCCATATTGGCAT
Protein-coding sequences here:
- a CDS encoding transketolase family protein, whose amino-acid sequence is MENKLDTKYTYTEKKDTRSGFGDGLLEAGRKNENVVALCADLIGSLKMGAFQKEFPERFFQMGISEANMIGAAAGLTIGGKIPFTGTFANFSTGRVYDQIRQSVAYSEKNVKICASHAGLTLGEDGATHQILEDVGMMKMLPNMTVINPCDYNQTKAATMAIAEHEGPVYLRFGRPKWPIFTPENQEFVIGKAWKMIEGTDVTIFATGHLVWEAVEAEAILRAEGISVELINIHTIKPLDTEAILASVAKTGCAVSAEEHQFNGGLNDSIAQTLIRNQPAPLEFIGVDDSFGESGTPAELLEKYGLNAKNIVEAAKRAISRK